A stretch of the Nicotiana tabacum cultivar K326 chromosome 6, ASM71507v2, whole genome shotgun sequence genome encodes the following:
- the LOC142182182 gene encoding large ribosomal subunit protein eL28z-like has product MTTVPGQLVWEIVKKNNSFLVKEFGNGTAGVVFSKEPNNLYNLHSYKHSGLANKKTVTIQAEGKDKSVLLATSKTKKQNKPSTLLNKSVMKKEFRRMTKAVTNQVADNYYRPDLKKAALARLSAVNRSLKVAKSGVKKKNRQA; this is encoded by the exons ATGACAACAGTTCCAGGGCAACTTGTATGGGAGATCGTGAAGAAAAACAACTCCTTTTTGGTTAAGGAGTTCGGTAATGGTACCGCCGGTGTTGTTTTCAGCAAAGAACCTAACAATCTTTACAACCTTCACTCTTACAAACACTCTG GCCTAGCAAACAAGAAAACTGTGACTATCCAGGCTGAGGGGAAAGATAAGTCTGTGTTGCTTGCCACATCGAAGACCAAGAAGCAAAACAAGCCTTCAACTTTGCTGAACAAATCTGTGATGAAGAAGGAATTCCGCAGAATGACCAAGGCTGTAACCAACCAG GTTGCAGACAACTACTACAGGCCAGATCTGAAGAAGGCAGCCCTTGCAAGGCTGAGTGCCGTGAACAGGAGTCTCAAGGTTGCCAAGTCAGGTGTTAAGAAGAAGAACAGGCAGGCTTAA